From Serratia fonticola:
AGCAGCAGGCGCAACAGGATGCCGCACCGAAGCAGGATAACGGCAACAGCGCCCAGGCGCGTAAAGACCAAAAGCGCCGTGAAGCCGAATTCCGTACGCAAACCCAACCACTGCGTAAGCAGATCGCCAAGCTGGAACAACAGATGGATAAGCTGGGTGCCGAATTGGCCGCGGTGGAAGAACAGCTGGCAGACTCGGCGCTGTACGACATCAGCCGTAAAGCCGATCTGACCGCCTGCCTGCAAAAGCAAAGCCAGGCCAAATCCGCTCTGGAAGAAACGGAAATGACCTGGCTGGATGCCCAGGAACAGCTGGAAAATCTGACCCAGGCGTTTGAAGCAGAGAGTTGATTTAACGTCCCCTCACCCTAGCCCTCTCCCACAGGGAGAGGGGATCTATCGTGCTACAGCTTAACTCTGGTTATAATATTTTAGATCAACCAGTTAAATATTAACTCCGTAATCACCTACGAGCTCAATTCAGCTCCCTCTTCCTGTGGGAGAGGGTTGGGGTGAGGGGCAGGCAATGCGCTGACGGATCTGCTCCAGCGACTCCTGGTTATAGAGTTTGCCATCCAGGAAGCGCGTTTTCAGTTCGCCCTGCTGCTCCTGTTGCCAGTCCTGATTATCCAGCAGTTGATATTCCCCTTCCCCATCGCGGATCACCCGTAACAAACCGCGTGCAGATTGTTTCAGGCCGCTGTCGGTCTTCGGCTGTTTGAAGATGGGGCGCCCCACTCCGTTCACCTCACCGTAGGTGGCCTTCATCGCGAAACCAAAAGTATCGCGGGTATTATACTGATAAGTAAAGGAACCCACGCCAAACACCACGTTAGAGCTGGCAAAACCTTTCGCCTCCAGACGTTGCAGAATTTCCTGGGCGCGCTCCAAAGTGATGGAGTCTCCATAAATCAGCCCGACATGCGGATCCAACACTTTGTAGCCCTTGCTGTTTACCGTGCCGCCAAAGATCTCCCACAACACTTCCACCGAGCCTTTCTCTTCGGCGCTGCGTTGCGCACTGCGGTCGCTGTCGTCGCCGGTTCCACAAAGAATAGCTACCGGATCGCCACTGTCTGGGCGGAAGACCACTCGGCCATCGCGCGCCATGATTTTGCTGTGCAACTCACGGGTAAACTCCGTCAGCACCTGCCAGTAATCCCAGGTATCCGACACGATGGAAACCAACCCATTCGGATAGAGATCTTCAATCAGGCGGCGGAACGTTTCGATCTCCGTTGCCTGCTCACCCATGCACATCACGCTATGCTCGGTGGCGGGGATGCTGCCAGCCACGAAGTAGTCTTCAGCGGTTGGATAATACTTCTGTGCGTATAGCACCGCGGGAATGTTGTCGGTGCCCTTGAAGCTGAGCAAATGCCCGGTACCGGCCTGCGCGACATCATGCATACCCGACATACCGCGGAAGGAAAAGTCGTGGCATTGGAAATCCAGATGCGCCACATCGTCACAGGTTTTTGCCGCCCACATCTGGCAGATCTTGCGATAATGATGGGCAATGGTGGCATTGGTGGAGGCTTTCCACAGTTCGGCCGAGATCACCGTTTCCAGGTAGTTGACCAGCCAGAAGAACTCCTCACGCGTATTGGTGATGGTCAGCACTGGCACCTTCATCTTCACCTTGCTGCCTTCATCTAATCCTTTGATATGCAGCGGCAGATAGCCCAACCGATGCAGCGCGCGAATATGCTCCACGCAGACCCGGTCCTGACCAATGTAGCTGTCCATCAGCTTTTTATATTCCCCTACCACCTGCTCTTCCGGTTGGGCAAAGAATTGCTGATTAAATAAATCCACCATGAACCACTGTAAAAAACCCTGCAAACCGAAGAACACCAGTTGGCCGTCCGGCAGCGGGGAAGCAAAGAACCGATCGCTGCGCGGCGTGAAGTTGGAGTAGATACGCGTGGTGCCCAGCGGATACTGCTCACGGTGTGACACTTTGTAGCCATCAATCGCCAAAATAGGATTAGTTAACATAGTCGGTTCCTTAGTGAGCGTATACCCGTCGCCTTTCAAGCTGCAGCGTTGTTACCTGCACTCACCCACCCCAGTCACTTACTAAAGTAAGCTCCTGGGGATGGGTGAGCTTGTCGCCTAGCTGCAGCTTGAAATTCATAGGGTATAAATAGATTCAATATCAATCAGTTCAACACGTTGCTCAGCGAGTTCCGCCGCAGCATAGGAAGTGGTGGTATAGATGTTATCGATGCCTTGGTTCAGCAAAGCTGCGGTGCCTTTGGAGAACACCCCGTGGGTGACATACAGGCTGACCGTACGCGCCCCCGCCTGACGCAATACCTGGGCCGAGCCGATAAAGGTGCCGCCACCGTCGCACAGGTCATCCACAATCAGCACGTCTTTGCCCTGCACATCGCCAGCCAGCAGTTCGAAACCCGTCAGTTCGCCGCTGAACACGTCCCGGTGTTTGGTCAGGATGCCGTATTGTGCGATGCCAAAGTGGGCCGCCACCGCGTGAATTTTTTTCAGCGCTCCGGCATCCGGAGCCATCAGGAACAGCTGCTGCTGGGTTAATAAATTGGCCAGTCTGCTGCTGTGCTGCATGCACTGCTGCTGAGTAATGATGTGCATGTTGTCGATCACGGCGGCAGCTACTTCACTGTGTGGATCCAGCACCGTCACACGGTCAAACGCCAAGGTGTTGAGTAATTGGCCGAACACCTTGAGCGCGAAGCTGTCGCCGGAGGTCATATGGCGATCTTGGCGGGCATAGGGCAGATAAGGCAGCTCAAGCAGGCTTTCTTTGATCAGGAACTGGTGGCGTACCGCCTGCGTCAACTGTGCCAACAGCATGAAGTCATCCATGCTGCACATGGCGCTGGCACGAATACGCATCTGCGAAGCCCCCGTTGTTTCAGGCTTTGCAAACCGGGCATACACCGCCCCATCGGGAAACTGTCCGGTTATTACCTTCACTTCAATGTCGTTCAAAAACAACTGCAGTTGTGCGCTCATATTCTTCCCCCCTCACCAATTAATGTCCCTAGGACACTTATATAATTGTCCAAGAGACATTTATTGGCAAGCGAAAAATGTCTTAATCGCAGCAAATTCGCTTAACCATTTGTTTATTTACGCTTTTAATAATTATCATTAGCCGGCAGCTATTGTTATATTGTCTCAAAGACCTTTTTAGCCGAGCGCCAGCATGACCACGCAAGACGAGTACCTGAAAAACTACGATCCGCGCCTCTTCCCCTCACCGCTTGTCACCGTCGACAGCGTGCTGTTTACCGTACACGGCGGGAAGCTGTGTGTGCTGTTGGCCAAGCGCGCTAATCACCCTTTTCTCGATCAATGGGGATTGCCCGGCGGGTTTATCGATTTGCAGGACGACGCCTCCACGCAAGCGACGGCCGAACGTAAACTGAGGGAAAAAACCGGTGTGGTGCCGCCCTATCTGGCGCAGTTGGCCAGTTTTTCTGGCCCGGAAAGGGACCCGCGCGGCTGGAGCCTGACCACGGTCTACTTTGCCCTGATCGCCCATGCCGATTGCCAGCCGCATATCATCGACGTGAGTGACGTAGCCTGGGTACCGTTGGACAACCTGCAAACACAGCAGCTAGCTTTCGATCATCAAACGATCGTGGAAGCGGCACTTCAGCGGCTACGGCAAAAAACGGCTTACTCCATGCTGCCGGTCTATTGCCTACCAGCGGAGTTCACGCTTTCCCAGTTGCAGGAAGTGATTGAGATTATTTTGTCGCATACGGTGCAGCGCAAAAGCCTGATGCGGCGTTTTGACGCTTCGGAGATGTTTGAGGAAACCGGCGAGAGAGTGGCAACAGGCGCACGTAAGGCACGCCTGTACCGCAGGAAAGCGGGGGTAGATATGAGAAACTTTTCCAGAAACCTGATGGTGGAGTGATCCTCAGGCGCGATAGAACGGCTTATCCCCCAGAATGGTCGCACGGTGCATAATGCGCCGCTGCGGCAGGTAATCCGCGTTGGCGTAATGCTGCGTAACCCGGTTATCCCAGATGGCAATATCGTTGGCCTGCCAGCGCCAGCGCACCTGAAACTCCGGCTTGGTGATATGCGCAAACAGGAAGTTCAGCAGAGCATCACTCTCCTTCGCCGCCAGCTCGACAATCCGCGTAGTAAATCCTTCATTGACGAACAGCGCCTGCTTGCCGGTCACCGGATGGGTGCGGATCACTGGATGCAGCAACGGTGGATTTTTCTGCACGGCCAACCGCCAGCGCTGATGCTCTTCCTCACTGCCACGATGTTTATATTCGGGGAACGACTTGGTGAAATCATGCTCCGCCTGCAACCCGACCAACAACTGTTTAAAGGGTCCAGACAACGCTTCATAAGCGGCAATCCCGCTAGCCCACAGCGTGTCGCCACCGGTCGTCGGCAGCTGCTTGGCGGCTAAAATCGCCCCCTGCGGCGGGTTTTCGATAAAGGTGACGTCGGTATGCCAGTTGTCGTTATCCGGCGGGTTATCGTCATGAGTATCCAGCACAATGATCTCCTCCACGTCGGGAGCATGTGGATACACCGGGTGAATATGCAGATCGCCGAAACGCCCTGCCAGCTCACGCTGTTGTAGCGGTGTGATTGGCTGATCGCGCAGGAACAGCACCTGATGCTTGAGCAAGGCATGGTAAAGCTGTTCAAACTGGCCATCGCCCAGTGGTCGCGCCAGATTGACGTTTTCCACCAACGCGCCGATATATGGCCCCAACGGGGTAATTGCTAAACGTTCGTTCATTGCTGTACTCCATGCCAGGGGGTCAAGCGGCGCTGTAAGGCACGTAGCCCCAGCTCCAGACCAAATGCGATTATCGCAATCACGCTGATACCGGCGATCACCACGTCGGTCGCCAGAAACTCACCAGCGGACTGCACCATAAATCCCAGACCGCGCGTGGCGGCAATCAGTTCGGCGGCCACCAGCGTAGACCAGCCGACGCCCAGGCCAATACGGATGCCGGTCAAAATTTCCGGTAGCGCACTAGGCAACACCACAAAGCGCAGCAATTGCCAGCGGTTGGCTCCCAAAGCCTGCGCGGCACGAATACGCACCTGCGCTACGCTGCGTACGCCTGCCACGGTCGAAAGCGTCACAGGGGCAAAAATCGCCAGGTAGATCAGTAGGATTTTCGAGGTTTCACCGATGCCAAACCAGATCACCATCAGCGGCAGATAGGCCAGCGGAGGTACCGGGCGATAAATTTCAATCAGGGGATCAAGCAGGCCACGCACTGTCTCACTTAGCCCCATCGCAATACCCACCGGGACACCGATCACCACAGCGGCCAGTAATGCCACCAGGATCCGCCCCAGACTGGCGGCCAGGTGTTGCCACAGCGTGGCATCCATAAAGCCTTGCGGGCTGGCAATGACCACCAACTGATGCAAGACCTGCTGCGGCGCGGGCAGAAATAACGGGCTGATCAGCTGCAAGGCGGTTACCGCCCACCAAACAGCCAATAGCACCAGTAAGGTTGCCGTGCTCAGCTTGAGGCTGCGCGGCAGCGTGAAACGAGATTGGCGCACCGCTGTCGGTACTGCGGCTTTCAGAACAGAATGCAGGCTCATAGCAAGGCCTCGCGCTGTTGGAACACCCGGCCCAGCACGTATTCACGCTGGGCGATAAACTCAGGATCGGACTTGATGGAGCGGCAAGCCTCTCCGGCGGCATAGCGCTGGCCAAAATTCAGCGATAAACGCTCCACCACCTGCCCAGGGCCAGGAGAAAGCAGTAACAGCTCGCTGGCCAGGAACACCGCTTCTTCGATGTCATGGGTGATCAGCAGCACCTGCTTGCCGGTATCGCGCCAAATGTTCAACAGCAGTTCCTGCATCTGTTCGCGAGTGAACGCGTCCAGTGCCCCGAAAGGCTCATCCAGCAGCAACAGCCGAGGGTCGGCAGCCAAGGCGCGAGCAATACCCACCCGCTGACGCATCCCACCGGACAGCTGCCAGATGAAGTGTTGCTCATAGCCGGTCAGCCCAACGCGTTGCAACATCTGCTGCGCCACCTTGCGGCGTTGCGGCTTGGCCACACCGGCCAGCTGTAAGCCAAACTCCACGTTATCCACCACGTTGCGCCACGGCAGTAAGCCTTCATGCTGGAAGACCACGCCCCGCTCGGCCCCCGGGCCTTTGACGGGGACTTCATCCAGCGTAATGCTGCCTGCCGTTGGCTCAATAAACCCGGCGATCAAATTCAGCAACGTGGTCTTGCCGCAGCCAGAAGGCCCCAACACCACCACCAGTTGCCCTTTGGCTATCTGGAACGACACATCGCGCAGCGCCGCACGCCCCTGATAATCGGCCGAAAGATGGTTAACGTTTAGCATGGCGGATCCCTTACGACTGCGGCGCAGCCTGCACCTGTTTGACAAAGCGGTCGGTCACATAGGCGCTGTAATCACTGTCCACCTGCGGGATCTTGCCTTGTTGTTTAAGGAACTCGGCGGTATCGCGAATGGCTTTATCTACCGGCTGGCCCAGTTGAGTGATCTGATCGGCGACCGGCAGGTAGCGGTTACCCTTCACCAGTTCCGGCACCTGTTCTGGTGGCACTCCGCTCAGGCGAGCCAGCGAGTTGAGATTGCTTGAGTCTTTCAGCCACTGCTCCGGCTGTGCCAGATAGGCTTTCTGCGCTTTCAGGGCGCTGGCAGCAAACGCGGTGACAACTTCCGGATGCTGCTCGGCAAAGTCTTTACGCACTACCCACACGTCCAGCGTTGGTGAGCCCCACTGGCCAACCTGTTCGGAATCGGTCAGCACCTTGCCCTGTTTGGCGAGTTCATTGACCACCGGAGCCCATACATAAGCCCCGTCGATATCCCCACGCTGCCAGGCCGCCGCAATGGCTGGCGGTTGCAGGTTGAGAATTTGCACCTGGTCAGGTTTGATGCCCCAGTGTTTCAGGGAGGCCAGCAGGCTGTAGTGAGTGGTGGAAATGAACGGTACCGCAATGCGCTTACCGATCAGATCCTGGGGAGATTTGATGTCCTTTTTCACCACCAGCGCTTCGGAACTGCCCAGTTGCGAGGCGATCAGGAACACTTCGATAGGGAGCTTCTGGCTGGCGGCCACGGCCAGCGGGCTGGAGCCTATATTGCCAATCTGCACGTCGCCAGAGGCCAGCGCACGCAACACGCTGGAGCCGCTGTCGAACTTGCGCCAGTCAACGGTCGCGCCAGACTGTTTGGCAAAGCTGTTTTCCGCCTGCGCCACCTTGGCGGGTTCGGCGGATGTCTGGTAAGCCACGGTGACGTCCACTGCCTGGGCACTGGCCGCACCGAGCGATAAAGCCAACAATACTGCACTGCGTAATGAGAAAAGTTTGCTCGCCATGATCCGCTCCGTTGATAAAATTCTGTGCTGTGACCAACAGTTTTATCTGAGCGGCGCCAGGCAATAAAAGAATAAAAAAATCTTCTTTATTACTTATGGCGATATCAACTCCACCCACTCTCCTCCCGCACGGCTACTGCGCTGAGCGGCATCAATAAATGCCATCCCTTGCACGCCGGTTTCAATCCCTGGTAACAACGGTGCCGCCGTAGGACCATCACGCAAACAGCGGGCCGCTTCACGGTAAATCTGGCCAAACCCTTCTAAATAGCCCTCAGGATGTCCTGCGGGTACGCGGGCCAGCAGGCGGTTTTCTGCATGCTGAAATGCCGAGGCGCGGGTGATGCAATAGGCGGGCGCGTCAAAAGGCCGTATCCATAGCTGGTTCGGGTTTTCCTGGCAAAACTCCAGGCTGCCCTCACTGCCGTAAACTCGTAACTTCAGCCCATTCTCATGACCACAGGCCACCTGACTGGCCCAGAGCCGGCCTTTGGCACCGTTGGCATAGCGCATCTGCACCCGCACATCGTCGTCCAGCTTGCGCCCCGCAATGAATGACGTCAGCTCAGCGCTGATCGCCTCAGGCAACATACCACTGACAAACTCAGCCAGCTGCCAGGCGTGGGTACCTACGTCACCGATGCAGCCGGATCCAGCTTTTTCCGGCTGCGCACGCCAACCGGCCTGCTTGTTGTCGGTCAGCTCCAGCGGTTTTGCCAGCCACTGCTGCAGATATTCCACCTCGACGAAGCGGATCTCGCCCAACTCCCCCGCCAATATCCGGCTACGTGCCTCACGCACCAGCGGGTAGGCGCTGTAGTTATGGGTCAGGATCAGTTGTCTGCCGCTTTGGCGCACCGTTTGTGCCAGTTGCAGAGCCTCGGCATAAGAGGTGCATAACGGCTTATCGCAGATCACATCAATCCCGGCGTTGAGAAAGGCGCTGGCGACTGGAGCATGCAAATGATTCGGGGTCACGATCGCGACGACATCAATCCCATCCTCTCGTGCCGCTTCTGCCTGCGCCATCTGGTTAAAATCGGCATAGCAGCGATCCGGTTGCAGATGTAATAACGCCCCGGTGCGCAGACAGTTTTGCCTATCGGAGGAGAAAGCCCCGGCGACCAGCTCAAACTCATCATCCATCCGCGCCGCCAACCGATGTACCGCGCCGATAAACGCACCTTCACCGCCGCCCACCATTCCCAGCTTCAATCTCATGATGCATCCTCCACGCCCAGCATGGCTCTGACTCGTGCCCGGTCAGTATCTACTGAGGCAAAATCATCAAAGGCCCGTTCCGCTACCGGAATAATATGGCGAGCGATAAAGGCGGCACCTTCGCGTGCCCCCGCCTCCGGCGACTTAAGGCAGCACTCCCATTCCAACGTAGCGACTCCAGGGAAGCCGTACTGCGTCAGCTTGCTGAAAATCGCCGGGAAGTCGATCTGCCCATCCCCCAACGAGCGGAAGCGCCCAGGTCTTTCCAACCACGGCTGGTAACCCCCATACACGCCACTGCGGGCGCTGGGGCGGTACTCGGCATCTTTGACGTGAAACGCGCGGATACGTGGGTGATAACAATCGATAAAGCCGAGATAGTCCATCTGCTGCAAATGCAGATGGCTCGGATCATAGAGAATATGGCAGCGGGGATGGTTGCCGACCTTGGCCAGAAAGCGTTCAAAGGTCACGCCGTCATGTAAATCCTCCCCCGGATGTAGCTCATAGCACACATCTACACCAGCCCGATCGAAGGCGTCCAGGATCGGCAGCCAGCGCTTGGCCAACTGTTCGAAGGCCTCCTCCAGCAGTAACGCATTATGCGGCGGCCAGGGATAGAAATAGGGCCACGCCAACGCCCCAGAGAAGGTCGCATGGGCCGTTAGCCCCAAGCGCTGAGATGCCTGTGCCGCCAGCAATAACTGTTCCGTTGCCCAGGCCTGCCGCTGCTGAGGCTTACCCCGGACTTCTGGCGGGGCAAAACCGTCAAAGGCCAGATCGTAGGCAGGATGGATGGCGACCAGTTGCCCTTGCAAATGCGTCGACAGCTCGCTGATACGGATACCGTGCCGCCCAAGCCGGGCGACGATCTCATCGCAATATTCCTGGCTGCGTGCCGCCAGCGCCAAATCGAAAATGGCCGGCTCAAGCGTGGGGATCTGGACGCTGGTGAAGCCCAGCCCAGCAGCCCACTCCGCCAAGCCATCCAGCGTATTAAACGGGGCCTGCTCGGCGATAAACTGCGCCAGAAACAATCCCGGCCCCTGCATCGTCTTCATGCTTCTCTCCCTAATATCACCGTACGTTGGCTGCGTACCGCCTCGTCCGCCGCCAGCACCACCCGTAAGCTGTTCAACGCATCCTGAAGATGCTGATTGAGATCCAGCCCCTCACAAATAGCCTGTAAAAAGTACCGCTGTTCACTCAGACACAGCGCTAAATGGTCCGGCTCATCCTGACAGTCGATCCAGCGATCCGGCCGCGTAAAGCGGTTCTCATCGTCCAAATCGGCATAATGCACCCGCAATGATTCGGTTTTGGTATGCCCCCCAACATCGTCAGAAGCCCTTTCGTGATGACGAGCCACGATCGAAACCGCGCCGCGCGGCCCAATGACGTCTTTCACAAAGTAGGCCGTTTCACTGATCATCGGCCCCCAGCCAGCCTCGTACCAACCGACCGAGCCATCGGCAAACCGCACCTGTAATTGGCCGTAGTTATACATCCCCTGCGGCAGGTCATCGCTCAGCCGGGCGCCGATTGCGCTCACGCTGATCGGTTCGGCCTGGGCCATCTGGCACATCACGTCCAGATAATGTACGCCGCAATCGACGATTGGCGACAATGACTGCATCAGGTTGCGATGCACATTCCACATCTGCCCGTGGCTTTGCTGGTTGAGGTTCATCCGCATCACCAAAGGCTTACCCAAACCCCGAGCGAGCTCCACAAACTGCTGCCAGGAGGGATGATGGCGCAGGATATAGCCCACCACCACCTGCCGTTGTGCCTGCTTGGCAGCGGAAATCACCCTTTCGGCACCGGCCACTGTGGTAGCGAGCGGCTTTTCGATAAACAAATGACATCCCGCCGCCAGCGCCGCCAAGGCGTAGGCTTCGTGGGTGTCCGGATAAGTGGTCAGGCACACGGCATCAGGCCGGGTTTGCGCCAGCGCCAACTCAAAGTCGCTAAAGGTGGGATAACCGCCCCCCAAACGTTGATTGAGCAGCTCACGCGACTCGCCCCGTGCCACCAGCCCGCAGATTGTCACCCCATCCATAGCGTGGTAGGCCTCGGCATGGGACGCCCCCATATTGCCGCAGCCCACCACCAGCACCCGCAAATCAGCCATCGCGTTTCTCCCCTGCTGGAATATCGCGGTAGTTGAAGGTGAAGAAGAACAGCGCGGCGATCGCCAATGCGCCGAAGGCTGGATACCACCAGAAATGTTGCCATTGCGGCAACGCCGCAGCCCCTTCCGCCGTCACCATATGGTTAAACAGCGCACCGCTGATCTGCGAACCAATCAACATACCGATGCCGTAGGTGAACAGCACCAGCAGGCTTTGTGCCTGGCCTTTTACCTTGTCGCCCGCCACTTTATCGGTATAGATAAAGCCGATAACGAAGAAGAAGTCATAGCACATGCCATGCAGGATGATGCCGAGGTAGATCATCCAGCGCATTTCTTCGGTAATGCCCAGAGCGAACATCACGTAGCGCAGGAACCAGGAAAGCATGCCGATCATCAGCATGTATTTGATCCCCAACCGGGCAAACAGGAACGGGATCAGCAGCATGAAGAACAGCTCGGACATTTGCCCCAGCGACATCACGCCACCCACGTTGGTGAAACCAGCCGCGGCAACGAACGGCGCGGCATAGGCGTAATACGCCGCCAGCGGGATGGAGATCAGCATGGCGCAGATGATAAACACCAGGAAATGGCGCTGCTTGAGCATCGCGAAAGCATCGGCGCACAGCAGATCGCGCATTTTTACTGGTTTGCCGCGTTCCGGTGCCGGGGTATGCGGCAGCGTAAAACTGTAAATCGCCAATACCAGCGAGGCTACGGCAGCCAGCGTGAAGATATCGGTACTGTCCGACAGGCCACTGCTGCCGACGATCAGCCCGGCGACAATCCAGCCAAAGGTGCCGAACGCCCGCACGACCGGGAAGGCTTTCTCGCTGTTGCTCAGGCTATAAAATGCCACGTTGTTGCTCAGGGCAATGGTGGGCATGTAGCACAGCATATAGCCGAAGATGATCCACAACAGCCCGCTGCCCTGCCCCTCGGCAAAGAAGCCAGGCATCATCCACAGCAGGCCTGCCCCAATCAGGTGCAACACAGCCAATACTTTTTGCGAGGCAAAGAAGCGATCGACCACCATACCCAGCACAAAAGGCGACAGGATGGAGGCGATCGGCCCGGTGGAATAGGCATCACCAATAATCGCCGCCAGGCCGTATTTGCCCATCACCACGCCAAGCGTAACGTACCAGGCCCCCCAGACAAAAAATTGCAGGAACATCATCAGTGCCAGCCGTGGCACGACCCATTTGAACGTGGCGCCTTTGGCCCCCAAGGCCTGGCTATCTGTTTGCATAACTCCCCCATCGGTGTTGGTTGGTTAATACAGCAACGACGCCGGTGCTAACCGCTTTCCGGCAAAAAGGACGGCATCACCACGCCGCCGGGTTGTTGCGCCTGGCCTTTCACCTGCGCGATATGTAATTCACAAATTCGTCCTCCCCAGCGCAGCAAAACCTGGCTAAGCGCGGAGCGCTCTGCGGGTACCAATACCACCGGTGTCGTACCGCGATGATGGCTATCCAGCATCCAGCCAAGTAACTCCAGGGCGATCTCTTCGCTATGGCAGCACCCCGGCCCTAACATACGGGAGGCCGGATGCGCCACCGAGGCCAGATAACCGCCGATGCGATCGTCCAACTCCCAGACGGCAACCCGCCACAGTCCACTGGCGTCATTGAGGAAATAATCGATATCGCGCTGGCGTTCGATGCCCAGTATTTCGCGCTCCAGCTCCAGGATGGCGGGCAGATCGTCGAGCCGGGCAGCCCGTACCTGGCCGCGAGTCAGGCGTGGGTAAGCAAATCCCTGGCTCGGCACCGGGATAGCCA
This genomic window contains:
- a CDS encoding MFS transporter, with product MQTDSQALGAKGATFKWVVPRLALMMFLQFFVWGAWYVTLGVVMGKYGLAAIIGDAYSTGPIASILSPFVLGMVVDRFFASQKVLAVLHLIGAGLLWMMPGFFAEGQGSGLLWIIFGYMLCYMPTIALSNNVAFYSLSNSEKAFPVVRAFGTFGWIVAGLIVGSSGLSDSTDIFTLAAVASLVLAIYSFTLPHTPAPERGKPVKMRDLLCADAFAMLKQRHFLVFIICAMLISIPLAAYYAYAAPFVAAAGFTNVGGVMSLGQMSELFFMLLIPFLFARLGIKYMLMIGMLSWFLRYVMFALGITEEMRWMIYLGIILHGMCYDFFFVIGFIYTDKVAGDKVKGQAQSLLVLFTYGIGMLIGSQISGALFNHMVTAEGAAALPQWQHFWWYPAFGALAIAALFFFTFNYRDIPAGEKRDG
- a CDS encoding Gfo/Idh/MocA family protein, producing MADLRVLVVGCGNMGASHAEAYHAMDGVTICGLVARGESRELLNQRLGGGYPTFSDFELALAQTRPDAVCLTTYPDTHEAYALAALAAGCHLFIEKPLATTVAGAERVISAAKQAQRQVVVGYILRHHPSWQQFVELARGLGKPLVMRMNLNQQSHGQMWNVHRNLMQSLSPIVDCGVHYLDVMCQMAQAEPISVSAIGARLSDDLPQGMYNYGQLQVRFADGSVGWYEAGWGPMISETAYFVKDVIGPRGAVSIVARHHERASDDVGGHTKTESLRVHYADLDDENRFTRPDRWIDCQDEPDHLALCLSEQRYFLQAICEGLDLNQHLQDALNSLRVVLAADEAVRSQRTVILGREA
- a CDS encoding GNAT family N-acetyltransferase, with the translated sequence MEIQLELAQAQDRSEIAALIHCSTNAWYQRHGLGDIFSAGPESCGLFVDVYQQLDQGHHWIARDQQGAICGSCFFHPRETHLGLGIMNVHPDYFGRRIASRLLAKADELAGGLPVRLLSSALNLDSYSLYQRGGFTPYALYQDMAIPVPSQGFAYPRLTRGQVRAARLDDLPAILELEREILGIERQRDIDYFLNDASGLWRVAVWELDDRIGGYLASVAHPASRMLGPGCCHSEEIALELLGWMLDSHHRGTTPVVLVPAERSALSQVLLRWGGRICELHIAQVKGQAQQPGGVVMPSFLPESG